The genomic region TGATGGAGCCATCAAAAACGCCGTCACGGGTATTGAAATTGAGTCCACGGATGTTGGTATTCATCGAGGAAATCAGTTGGGTCACATCCGAGACCAACCCTTTCCGGTCATCTCCGGCAATTCTGATTCCGGCCATAAATTCATCTTCTCTGCGGATGGGCCAGTCCACTTCGACCAGCCGGTTCACATCGGCCCCACCGGCCACGGTCACGTTCCGGCAGGTCTTACGGTGAACCTTAATGCCTTCTCCGACAGTCACATAGCCGATGATGTCATCACCGGGAACCGGTGAACAGCATTTGGCATAAGTCATCTGAATGTTGGCAGACTGTCCTTCAACCATCACCGAACGGGTCTGCTGCCGTGTTCGCTTCAGAAAATCGGGTAAGGATCCGAATTCGGGTTTTTCCTCTTCCTTCTCCTTCTTAGGTGCACTCAGCCGCGCCTGCAGTTTTTCGACGAAGTCATCCACATTAATCTGATTGTCACCAATGGCATAGAAAAAGGAGGATTGATTGGAATACCGCATTTCCTGAATGATTTTATTGAACTCCAATTCATTCAGTTTCAGGCGGGCCTTCTTCAGACGCTTTTCCCACAGGTCTTTTCCCAGATCGGTCAGATTCCGGCGCTCTTCATTCAACCAGGCTCTGATTTTGCTTTTGGCTTTGTGGGTGACCGCAAACTTTTCCCAGGCCGGATTCGGTTTCTGGTTCTTCGAGGTGATGATTTCGACCTGCTGACCATTCTCAATTTTTGTGTTCAACTGAACAATTTTGCCGTTGATCTTGGCCCCAATGCAATGATTCCCCACATCGGTGTGAATTTCATAGGCAAAATCGACGGGAGTGGCTCCGATGGGTAAGATTTTGAGATCCCCTTTGGGAGTAAAGACAAAAATTTCATCCTGAAACAAATTCAGTTTGAAATCCTCGATAAACTGATTGGGATTATCGGTGGAATCGGCCTGTTCGAATATTTCGCGCACCCAGGAAATCCATTCCTCATTGTCAGAGGCAACCGATCCGTTGTTTTCCTTGTAGGACCAGTGGGCGGCCACACCCTTTTCAGCAATTTCGTGCATCTGACGGGTTCTGATCTGGACTTCCACCATTTTTCCCTGCGGTCCGAAAACGGTGGTATGAATACTCTGATAGCCATTGTGCTTGGGAACCGAGATGTAATCTTTAAACCGGACCGGTACAGGAAAGTAGATATCGGAAACAATCCCATAAACAGTAAAGCAGTCATATGCCTTGTCGGTATCGAGAATGATTCTGACCGCAAACAGATCATAAATTTCCTCGAAAGGCTTGTTCCGTTTGACCATCTTATTGTAGATGGAATAAAAATGCTTGGGACGCCCGCTGAGTTCGAACCGGAATCCTCCAGCCTTCAGACGCTCAACAATGGGTTGGGAGAAGTTCTGAATGTACGATTCACGTTCTTCGCGGCGGGTATTCACCTTCCGGTAAATGTCTTCATAACTCTCGGGATGGAGGAATTTAAAACTGAGGTCTTCGAATTCCCATTTAATCTGCCAGAGTCCGAACCGGTGGGCCAGCGGGGCATAGATATCCATGGTTTCGCCTGCCATTTTCCGCTGTTTGGCTGGCGGCAGGTATTCC from Bacteroidota bacterium harbors:
- a CDS encoding bifunctional (p)ppGpp synthetase/guanosine-3',5'-bis(diphosphate) 3'-pyrophosphohydrolase — translated: MQDAHPQTDDDQQLKNLLDVCHRNLKSVDDNMIRKAYHFSLQAHQNIKRASGEPYFVHPLAVATILAEELILDDISVAAALLHDILEDTDYDFDTMVAEFGPTVANLVDGATKITDMFKSHEVTEAESFRKLMLFMIKDIRVILVKFADRLHNMRTLEYLPPAKQRKMAGETMDIYAPLAHRFGLWQIKWEFEDLSFKFLHPESYEDIYRKVNTRREERESYIQNFSQPIVERLKAGGFRFELSGRPKHFYSIYNKMVKRNKPFEEIYDLFAVRIILDTDKAYDCFTVYGIVSDIYFPVPVRFKDYISVPKHNGYQSIHTTVFGPQGKMVEVQIRTRQMHEIAEKGVAAHWSYKENNGSVASDNEEWISWVREIFEQADSTDNPNQFIEDFKLNLFQDEIFVFTPKGDLKILPIGATPVDFAYEIHTDVGNHCIGAKINGKIVQLNTKIENGQQVEIITSKNQKPNPAWEKFAVTHKAKSKIRAWLNEERRNLTDLGKDLWEKRLKKARLKLNELEFNKIIQEMRYSNQSSFFYAIGDNQINVDDFVEKLQARLSAPKKEKEEEKPEFGSLPDFLKRTRQQTRSVMVEGQSANIQMTYAKCCSPVPGDDIIGYVTVGEGIKVHRKTCRNVTVAGGADVNRLVEVDWPIRREDEFMAGIRIAGDDRKGLVSDVTQLISSMNTNIRGLNFNTRDGVFDGSIIVYVKDIDHLQRLMDRIRRVPGVKNLSRLEE